In the Streptomyces sp. BHT-5-2 genome, one interval contains:
- a CDS encoding enoyl-CoA hydratase/isomerase family protein, with translation MADTVLYDVTDGLATVTLNRPDAMNAMNTEAKVALRDVLREAAADPAVRALLLTATGRAFCVGQDLKEHIGLLAEDRETGAGRTMNTVREHYNPIVTALAGMPKPVVAGVNGVAAGAGAGFALAADYRVVADTASFNTSFAGVALTADSGMSWTLPRLIGHGRAADLLLFPRSVGAQEALELGIANRVVPADELATEAAAVARRLAEGPTAAYAAIKESLAHGAGHSLAETLEKEDELQVRAGASEDHHRAVEAFVKKEKPVFLGR, from the coding sequence ATGGCCGACACCGTGCTCTACGACGTGACCGACGGACTGGCGACGGTCACTCTCAACCGCCCCGACGCGATGAACGCGATGAACACGGAGGCGAAGGTCGCCCTCCGGGACGTCCTGCGGGAGGCGGCCGCCGACCCGGCCGTGCGGGCGCTGCTGCTGACCGCCACCGGGCGCGCCTTCTGCGTCGGGCAGGACCTCAAGGAGCACATCGGACTGCTGGCCGAGGACCGCGAGACGGGCGCGGGCCGCACCATGAACACCGTCCGGGAGCACTACAACCCCATCGTCACGGCGCTGGCCGGGATGCCCAAGCCGGTGGTGGCCGGGGTCAACGGGGTCGCCGCGGGCGCCGGGGCGGGCTTCGCGCTGGCCGCCGACTACCGCGTCGTCGCCGACACCGCGTCCTTCAACACCTCGTTCGCGGGGGTGGCGCTGACCGCGGACTCCGGGATGTCCTGGACGCTGCCGCGGCTGATCGGCCACGGCCGGGCCGCCGACCTGCTGCTCTTCCCGCGCTCGGTCGGCGCCCAGGAGGCCCTGGAACTGGGCATCGCCAACAGGGTCGTACCGGCCGACGAACTGGCCACGGAGGCGGCGGCGGTGGCCCGCCGGCTGGCGGAGGGGCCGACCGCCGCGTACGCCGCGATCAAGGAGTCGCTGGCCCACGGCGCCGGGCACTCGCTCGCCGAGACCCTGGAGAAGGAGGACGAGCTGCAGGTCCGGGCCGGGGCCTCGGAGGACCACCACCGCGCCGTGGAGGCGTTCGTCAAGAAGGAGAAGCCGGTCTTCCTGGGGCGGTGA
- a CDS encoding DUF3117 domain-containing protein — MAAMKPRTGDGPLEVTKEGRGIVMRVPLEGGGRLVVELTPDEAKALGEALEKVTV; from the coding sequence ATGGCGGCCATGAAGCCGCGGACGGGCGACGGCCCGCTCGAGGTGACCAAGGAGGGGCGGGGCATCGTCATGCGCGTTCCGCTCGAAGGCGGCGGTCGGCTCGTCGTCGAGCTGACCCCCGACGAGGCCAAGGCCCTGGGTGAGGCCCTGGAAAAGGTCACCGTCTGA
- a CDS encoding O-methyltransferase, with amino-acid sequence MRQLRGQERAITGNRQTSLAFAEAYGAGTIDDDAHSALLWCRDRARELGVRAVGAGTGAALRMLAATADAKAVAEIGTGTGVSGIYLLHGMRPDGVLTTVDLEPERQVFAKQAFRAAGFAGNRARFIPGRALDVLPRLADGGYDLVFCDGDLLECLEYLAESLRLLRPGGLVCFQGVFTDGRTVDSAEQPAEVLRVRELLRAVRESSALVPALLPVGDGLLCAVKRA; translated from the coding sequence TTGCGTCAACTACGGGGACAGGAGAGGGCCATTACCGGCAACCGGCAGACGAGCTTGGCATTCGCCGAGGCGTACGGCGCCGGGACCATCGACGACGACGCCCACTCCGCCCTGCTCTGGTGCCGCGACCGCGCCCGGGAGCTCGGGGTCCGCGCGGTGGGCGCCGGCACCGGCGCGGCCCTGCGGATGCTGGCCGCCACCGCCGACGCCAAGGCCGTCGCCGAGATCGGCACCGGCACGGGGGTGTCGGGCATCTACCTCCTGCACGGCATGCGCCCGGACGGCGTGCTGACCACCGTGGACCTCGAACCGGAGCGCCAGGTCTTCGCCAAGCAGGCGTTCCGCGCCGCGGGCTTCGCCGGCAACCGCGCCCGCTTCATTCCCGGCCGGGCCCTGGACGTCCTGCCGCGCCTGGCGGACGGCGGCTACGACCTCGTCTTCTGCGACGGCGACCTCCTGGAGTGCCTGGAGTACCTCGCTGAATCGTTGCGTCTGTTGCGCCCCGGCGGCCTGGTCTGCTTCCAGGGCGTCTTCACCGACGGCCGGACGGTCGACTCCGCGGAGCAGCCGGCGGAGGTGCTGCGGGTCCGCGAGCTGCTGCGGGCCGTACGGGAGAGCAGCGCGCTGGTGCCCGCCCTGCTGCCGGTCGGCGACGGGCTGCTCTGCGCGGTCAAGCGCGCCTGA
- the sigE gene encoding RNA polymerase sigma factor SigE, with protein MTNTADRFRPHGPKARGGAPIADAPTATFAADADAQAWSPPTWEEIVSTHSARVYRLAYRLTGNQHDAEDLTQEVFVRVFRSLSTYTPGTFEGWLHRITTNLFLDMVRRRQRIRFDALGDDAAEKLPSREPAPQQQFDDTHFDADVQHALDTLAPEFRAAVVLCDIEGLSYEEIAATLGVKLGTVRSRIHRGRSHLRKALKHRSPEARAEERREQQQERRTLAVVPGREVGIA; from the coding sequence GTGACCAACACCGCTGACCGATTCCGCCCTCACGGCCCCAAGGCCAGGGGAGGGGCCCCCATCGCCGACGCGCCCACCGCGACCTTCGCCGCCGACGCGGACGCGCAGGCGTGGTCTCCTCCCACCTGGGAGGAGATTGTCAGCACGCACAGCGCGCGGGTCTACCGCCTCGCCTACCGCCTCACCGGCAATCAGCACGACGCCGAGGACCTCACGCAGGAGGTGTTCGTCCGCGTCTTCCGCTCGTTGTCGACGTACACCCCCGGCACCTTCGAGGGCTGGCTGCACCGGATCACCACCAATCTCTTCCTGGACATGGTCCGCCGCCGCCAGCGCATCCGCTTCGACGCGCTCGGTGACGACGCCGCCGAGAAGCTCCCCAGCCGGGAGCCCGCGCCCCAGCAGCAGTTCGACGACACCCACTTCGACGCCGACGTGCAGCACGCGCTGGACACCCTCGCGCCCGAGTTCCGCGCCGCCGTGGTGCTCTGCGACATCGAGGGCCTGTCGTACGAGGAGATCGCCGCGACCCTCGGCGTCAAGCTCGGTACGGTCCGCAGCCGCATCCACCGCGGCCGGTCCCACCTGCGCAAGGCGCTCAAGCACCGCTCGCCGGAGGCCCGGGCCGAGGAGCGTCGGGAGCAGCAGCAGGAGCGGCGGACCCTGGCCGTGGTGCCCGGTAGGGAGGTCGGAATCGCGTGA